From a single Solanum dulcamara chromosome 4, daSolDulc1.2, whole genome shotgun sequence genomic region:
- the LOC129883979 gene encoding probable linoleate 9S-lipoxygenase 5, with translation MSSSQVCILGHHSSSFLSPCPFSRASFHQDCILHNRPSLSRMFMPEPGSPEYEELKTNSDKVFLKTIVPLLQTMLEISIFEVLSRHASDTLFLGQRDSPERTKDQEPLLAFERYGKKLSDIGDQIMQMNGDHEKSKNRSGPAKVPYTLLFPTSEEGLTGKGIPNSIYIYQIKSVFSEIPVTIKDVML, from the exons ATGAGTTCTTCGCAAGTCTGCATCTTAGGCCACCATAGCTCATCCTTTTTGTCTCCGTGCCCCTTCTCACGTGCTTCTTTCCACCAAGACTGCA TCCTCCACAATCGCCCTAGCTTAAGCCGAATGTTCATGCCAGAACCAGGAAGTCCTGAATATGAAGAGCTCAAGAcaaattcagacaaggtattcCTCAAAACAATCGTTCCTCTGCTGCAGACAATGCTTGAAATTTCCATCTTTGAGGTCTTGTCAAGGCATGCTTCGGATACACTTTTCCTCGGACAGAGGGACTCACCTGAAAGGACAAAGGATCAAGAACCACTTTTAGCTTTTGAGAGGTATGGAAAGAAGTTGAGTGATATTGGGGATCAAATTATGCAGATGAATGGTGATCATGAGAAATCGAAGAACAGGTCAGGGCCTGCTAAAGTTCCATACACCTTGCTCTTCCCCACAAGTGAAGAGGGACTTACAGGCAAAGGAATTCCtaacagtatatatatataccaaataaAATCTGTATTTTCAGAAATTCCAGTTACAATAAAGGATGTAATGCTGTAA
- the LOC129886183 gene encoding probable linoleate 9S-lipoxygenase 5 isoform X1 produces the protein MASTSKLESKKINGTVVLLKKRALELVPSEAVQQQAYEILGNKVILQLITSVNGDSEMKGKLGNPTHLRDENKVGNESKFSVTFDLDEELGAPGAFIIKNFNPSEFFFKKLTLEVDNPSHGSIHFVCNSWIYPAEKYKSDRIFFVNQAWLPSETPVQLRWYREEELLNLRGNGTGKLEEWDRVYDYAFYNDLGDSEKGSTYVRPILGGSTKYPYPRRGRTGRPPTKTDPSSESRLPLLRSFGIYVPRDEKFSPLKMTDFIGIALKVIVQLLVPELESLGNINLNEFNSFEDILKIYGGINFPDDVLQRNSAEMLKEFIQSAGQGFLKYPMPQVIKEDKSSWRTDEEFAREMLAGINPVCICGIKEFPLTSKLDPKVYGDQTSKITREHIQNQLDGLTIEETIKENRLFILNHHDTVMAYLRQINMTSTKIYASRTLLFLQKDGTLKPLAIELSLPHPDGDQLGSISKVFTPHEDGVEASIWQLAKAYVAVNDSGIHQLISHWLHTHATIEPIVIATNRQLSVLHPIYKLLHPHFRDTMHINALARQTLLNAGGILEQTVFPTKYAMEMTSVAYKDWVFPDQALPADLIKRGVAIEDLESEKGVRLLIQDYPYAVDGLEIWSAIKSWVQEYCTIYYKTDDMIQKDTELQAWWKELREEGHGDKKDEPWWPKMQTLKELTDSCTIIIWIASALHAAINFGQYPYGGYLPNRPSMSRRFMPEPGSPEYEELKTNPEKGYLRTITPQLQTLIGISAIEILSTHSSDEIYLGQRDTPEWTNDKEALQALERFGKKLAEIEEKIIKMNNEKKWKNRMGPIKMPYTLLYPISEPGLTGKGIPNSVSI, from the exons ATGGCATCAACTAGTAAACTTGAAAGCAAAAAGATCAATGGCACTGTTGTCCTTTTAAAAAAGAGAGCTTTAGAGCTTGTGCCATCTGAAGCGGTTCAACAGCAAGCTTATGAGATTCTTGGAAACAAGGTTATTCTGCAGCTTATCACTTCTGTTAATGGAGATTCAG aAATGAAAGGGAAACTTGGGAACCCAACACACTTGAGAGATGAGAATAAGGTAGGCAATGAATCAAAGTTCAGTGTCACATTTGATTTGGACGAAGAGCTTGGAGCTCCAGGAGCATTCATCATCAAGAACTTTAATCCTAGTGAGTTCTTTTTCAAGAAACTGACTCTTGAAGTTGATAACCCAAGTCATGGCAGTATCCATTTCGTCTGCAATTCTTGGATTTATCCAGCTGAAAAGTACAAATCAGACCGCATTTTCTTTGTGAATCAG GCTTGGCTTCCAAGTGAAACTCCAGTACAATTGCGCTGGTATAGGGAAGAGGAATTGTTGAACTTGAGAGGAAATGGAACTGGAAAGCTTGAGGAGTGGGACAGGGTTTATGACTATGCTTTTTACAATGACCTTGGAGATTCAGAAAAAGGTTCAACTTATGTCAGGCCAATCCTAGGAGGATCTACAAAGTATCCTTATCCGCGTAGAGGAAGAACCGGCAGACCACCAACAAAAACAG ATCCTAGTTCAGAGAGTCGGCTTCCACTGCTAAGGAGCTTTGGCATTTATGTTCCAAGGGATGAGAAATTTTCACCCTTAAAGATGACAGACTTTATTGGTATAGCACTTAAGGTCATCGTTCAGCTCCTTGTCCCCGAGCTGGAGTCTTTAGGAAACATCAACCTCAATGAGTTCAACAGCTTTgaagatattttaaaaatttatggaggaatcaattttcCTGATGATGTTTTGCAGAGAAATAGTGCAGAGATGCTCAAGGAATTTATTCAAAGTGCTGGTCAGGGGTTTCTTAAGTATCCAATGCCACAGGTTATTAAAG AGGATAAGTCATCTTGGAGGACTGATGAGGAATTTGCAAGAGAGATGCTTGCTGGAATAAACCCTGTCTGCATTTGTGGCATTAAA GAGTTCCCTCTGACTAGTAAACTGGACCCCAAAGTCTATGGTGACCAAACTAGCAAAATAACCAGAGAACATATTCAAAATCAGTTGGATGGACTCACTATAGAAGAG ACGATCAAGGAGAATCGGCTTTTCATATTGAATCATCACGACACAGTTATGGCATATCTGAGACAGATCAATATGACAAGTACAAAAATTTATGCCTCAAGAACTCTCCTCTTTCTACAAAAAGATGGGACATTGAAGCCATTAGCCATTGAACTAAGCTTGCCTCATCCAGATGGAGATCAACTTGGTTCCATTAGCAAAGTTTTTACACCACATGAAGACGGTGTTGAGGCTTCCATATGGCaattggccaaagcttatgTTGCAGTCAATGACTCTGGAATTCATCAGCTAATCAGCCACTG GTTACATACTCATGCCACAATAGAGCCAATTGTTATCGCCACAAACAGGCAACTAAGTGTGCTTCATCCTATCTATAAGCTTTTGCATCCTCACTTTCGTGATACAATGCACATAAATGCTTTGGCTAGACAAACTCTACTTAATGCTGGAGGAATTCTTGAGCAAACAGTTTTCCCTACAAAATATGCTATGGAGATGACATCAGTTGCTTACAAGGATTGGGTTTTCCCTGATCAAGCCCTCCCTGCTGATCTTATCAAGAG AGGTGTGGCAATTGAGGATCTTGAATCGGAAAAAGGCGTCCGTCTACTAATCCAGGACTATCCATATGCTGTGGATGGGCTCGAAATATGGTCAGCAATCAAAAGTTGGGTTCAGGAGTATTGCACCATCTATTACAAAACAGATGACATGATTCAGAAGGACACTGAACTTCAGGCCTGGTGGAAGGAACTCCGAGAAGAGGGACACGGTGACAAGAAAGACGAGCCATGGTGGCCTAAAATGCAGACCCTCAAAGAACTGACTGACTCATGCACCATAATTATCTGGATAGCTTCTGCTCTTCATGCAGCCATCAATTTTGGGCAGTATCCTTATGGTGGCTACCTACCAAACCGCCCTTCAATGAGCCGAAGGTTCATGCCTGAACCAGGCAGTCCTGAGTATGAAGAGCTGAAAACAAACCCCGAAAAAGGATACCTGAGGACAATTACACCACAACTTCAGACTCtaattggaatttctgcaatcGAGATTTTGTCAACACATTCTTCAGATGAAATTTACCTTGGCCAAAGAGACACTCCTGAATGGACTAATGACAAAGAGGCATTACAAGCTTTAGAAAGATTTGGAAAGAAGCTggctgaaattgaagaaaaaattataaagatgAACAATGAGAAGAAATGGAAGAACAGGATGGGGCCTATTAAGATGCCATATACATTGCTTTATCCTATAAGTGAACCAGGACTTACTGGAAAAGGAATACCAAACAGTGTCTCAATATAA
- the LOC129886183 gene encoding probable linoleate 9S-lipoxygenase 5 isoform X2 — MASTSKLESKKINGTVVLLKKRALELVPSEAVQQQAYEILGNKVILQLITSVNGDSEMKGKLGNPTHLRDENKVGNESKFSVTFDLDEELGAPGAFIIKNFNPSEFFFKKLTLEVDNPSHGSIHFVCNSWIYPAEKYKSDRIFFVNQAWLPSETPVQLRWYREEELLNLRGNGTGKLEEWDRVYDYAFYNDLGDSEKGSTYVRPILGGSTKYPYPRRGRTGRPPTKTDPSSESRLPLLRSFGIYVPRDEKFSPLKMTDFIGIALKVIVQLLVPELESLGNINLNEFNSFEDILKIYGGINFPDDVLQRNSAEMLKEFIQSAGQGFLKYPMPQVIKEDKSSWRTDEEFAREMLAGINPVCICGIKFPLTSKLDPKVYGDQTSKITREHIQNQLDGLTIEETIKENRLFILNHHDTVMAYLRQINMTSTKIYASRTLLFLQKDGTLKPLAIELSLPHPDGDQLGSISKVFTPHEDGVEASIWQLAKAYVAVNDSGIHQLISHWLHTHATIEPIVIATNRQLSVLHPIYKLLHPHFRDTMHINALARQTLLNAGGILEQTVFPTKYAMEMTSVAYKDWVFPDQALPADLIKRGVAIEDLESEKGVRLLIQDYPYAVDGLEIWSAIKSWVQEYCTIYYKTDDMIQKDTELQAWWKELREEGHGDKKDEPWWPKMQTLKELTDSCTIIIWIASALHAAINFGQYPYGGYLPNRPSMSRRFMPEPGSPEYEELKTNPEKGYLRTITPQLQTLIGISAIEILSTHSSDEIYLGQRDTPEWTNDKEALQALERFGKKLAEIEEKIIKMNNEKKWKNRMGPIKMPYTLLYPISEPGLTGKGIPNSVSI, encoded by the exons ATGGCATCAACTAGTAAACTTGAAAGCAAAAAGATCAATGGCACTGTTGTCCTTTTAAAAAAGAGAGCTTTAGAGCTTGTGCCATCTGAAGCGGTTCAACAGCAAGCTTATGAGATTCTTGGAAACAAGGTTATTCTGCAGCTTATCACTTCTGTTAATGGAGATTCAG aAATGAAAGGGAAACTTGGGAACCCAACACACTTGAGAGATGAGAATAAGGTAGGCAATGAATCAAAGTTCAGTGTCACATTTGATTTGGACGAAGAGCTTGGAGCTCCAGGAGCATTCATCATCAAGAACTTTAATCCTAGTGAGTTCTTTTTCAAGAAACTGACTCTTGAAGTTGATAACCCAAGTCATGGCAGTATCCATTTCGTCTGCAATTCTTGGATTTATCCAGCTGAAAAGTACAAATCAGACCGCATTTTCTTTGTGAATCAG GCTTGGCTTCCAAGTGAAACTCCAGTACAATTGCGCTGGTATAGGGAAGAGGAATTGTTGAACTTGAGAGGAAATGGAACTGGAAAGCTTGAGGAGTGGGACAGGGTTTATGACTATGCTTTTTACAATGACCTTGGAGATTCAGAAAAAGGTTCAACTTATGTCAGGCCAATCCTAGGAGGATCTACAAAGTATCCTTATCCGCGTAGAGGAAGAACCGGCAGACCACCAACAAAAACAG ATCCTAGTTCAGAGAGTCGGCTTCCACTGCTAAGGAGCTTTGGCATTTATGTTCCAAGGGATGAGAAATTTTCACCCTTAAAGATGACAGACTTTATTGGTATAGCACTTAAGGTCATCGTTCAGCTCCTTGTCCCCGAGCTGGAGTCTTTAGGAAACATCAACCTCAATGAGTTCAACAGCTTTgaagatattttaaaaatttatggaggaatcaattttcCTGATGATGTTTTGCAGAGAAATAGTGCAGAGATGCTCAAGGAATTTATTCAAAGTGCTGGTCAGGGGTTTCTTAAGTATCCAATGCCACAGGTTATTAAAG AGGATAAGTCATCTTGGAGGACTGATGAGGAATTTGCAAGAGAGATGCTTGCTGGAATAAACCCTGTCTGCATTTGTGGCATTAAA TTCCCTCTGACTAGTAAACTGGACCCCAAAGTCTATGGTGACCAAACTAGCAAAATAACCAGAGAACATATTCAAAATCAGTTGGATGGACTCACTATAGAAGAG ACGATCAAGGAGAATCGGCTTTTCATATTGAATCATCACGACACAGTTATGGCATATCTGAGACAGATCAATATGACAAGTACAAAAATTTATGCCTCAAGAACTCTCCTCTTTCTACAAAAAGATGGGACATTGAAGCCATTAGCCATTGAACTAAGCTTGCCTCATCCAGATGGAGATCAACTTGGTTCCATTAGCAAAGTTTTTACACCACATGAAGACGGTGTTGAGGCTTCCATATGGCaattggccaaagcttatgTTGCAGTCAATGACTCTGGAATTCATCAGCTAATCAGCCACTG GTTACATACTCATGCCACAATAGAGCCAATTGTTATCGCCACAAACAGGCAACTAAGTGTGCTTCATCCTATCTATAAGCTTTTGCATCCTCACTTTCGTGATACAATGCACATAAATGCTTTGGCTAGACAAACTCTACTTAATGCTGGAGGAATTCTTGAGCAAACAGTTTTCCCTACAAAATATGCTATGGAGATGACATCAGTTGCTTACAAGGATTGGGTTTTCCCTGATCAAGCCCTCCCTGCTGATCTTATCAAGAG AGGTGTGGCAATTGAGGATCTTGAATCGGAAAAAGGCGTCCGTCTACTAATCCAGGACTATCCATATGCTGTGGATGGGCTCGAAATATGGTCAGCAATCAAAAGTTGGGTTCAGGAGTATTGCACCATCTATTACAAAACAGATGACATGATTCAGAAGGACACTGAACTTCAGGCCTGGTGGAAGGAACTCCGAGAAGAGGGACACGGTGACAAGAAAGACGAGCCATGGTGGCCTAAAATGCAGACCCTCAAAGAACTGACTGACTCATGCACCATAATTATCTGGATAGCTTCTGCTCTTCATGCAGCCATCAATTTTGGGCAGTATCCTTATGGTGGCTACCTACCAAACCGCCCTTCAATGAGCCGAAGGTTCATGCCTGAACCAGGCAGTCCTGAGTATGAAGAGCTGAAAACAAACCCCGAAAAAGGATACCTGAGGACAATTACACCACAACTTCAGACTCtaattggaatttctgcaatcGAGATTTTGTCAACACATTCTTCAGATGAAATTTACCTTGGCCAAAGAGACACTCCTGAATGGACTAATGACAAAGAGGCATTACAAGCTTTAGAAAGATTTGGAAAGAAGCTggctgaaattgaagaaaaaattataaagatgAACAATGAGAAGAAATGGAAGAACAGGATGGGGCCTATTAAGATGCCATATACATTGCTTTATCCTATAAGTGAACCAGGACTTACTGGAAAAGGAATACCAAACAGTGTCTCAATATAA